Below is a window of Actinomycetes bacterium DNA.
AGGTCTGCCGAAGAAGTACGGTACCGGCTAAACCGCTGCCGGGCCTGATCTGGCCGACGCGACCTGGGGGCAGATGCAACGCCAGCGGGTGCTGCCGGTCGTGGCGAGCGGTGCTGATCCGCAGCCACGGTGCCGTGATCGGAGTGACTGGTCGGGCGAGGGTTTGCGGCCCGGTCACCCAGGCCCAGGCAACGCCTGACGAAATGCCCACCGTCGCCCCGCTGGCAACCCCCGCCAGTAACAGCAGCAGGGGCGTGGGTCTTGGCTGGACATGCATTAGCGATTGCCACTTTCTGAGCCACCCACGGCGATGCCGCTGCTGACATCCGCAGGTGATTCGGCACAATAGCGGCTATGCCACGCGTGCTCTCCGGGATTCAACCCACCGCCGATTCATTTCACTTGGGCAACTACCTGGGTGCACTGCGCCACTGGGTAGCGCTGCAGGACACCCACGATGCCTACTACATGGTGGTGGATCTGCACGCGATCACCGTCCCGACCGACCCCGAGCAACTGCGAGCTCGCACCCGCAGTTCATATGCGCAGCTGCTGGCGCTCGGACTGGACCCGGAACGCAGCTGCATCTTCGTGCAAAGCCAAGTGCCGGAGCACGCGGAACTAGCTTGGGTGCTGCAGTGTTTAACCGGATTCGGTGAAGCAAACCGAATGACCCAGTTCAAGGACAAATCCAGCCGAGAAGGCAGTGACTCCGCCAGCGTGGGATTATTCACCTACCCGATTCTGCAAGCGGCCGACATTTTGGTCTACCAGGCCGACGAAGTGCCGGTTGGGGAAGATCAGCGTCAGCATCTAGAACTGACTCGTGACCTGGCGCAACGATTCAATAGTCGGTTTGGTGACACCTTTGTGGTGCCGAAGCCACACATCGTGAAGGACACTGCTCGGGTTGTCGATCTGCAGGAACCGGTCGCGAAGATGAGTAAGTCATTGCCTGCTGGCTGCCTGTTCTTGCTGGAAGAGGGCAAGGCACTGGAGAAGAAGATCAAGCGCGCTGTCACTGATTCGGTGGGAGAAGTGCGGTTTGATCCAGCCGAACAACCTGGGGTGAGCAACCTGCTCGCCATCATTGCCACCATGCGGGGTGTTTCGGTTGACGAGGTGACCGCGGAGTTCGCTGGCGGTGGCTATGGACCGCTCAAACAGGCCACCGCCGATCTACTCGTACCCTTTGCGCAGAACGTCGCAGATCAAGTAACCGAGTTGCTGGCCGATCCGGCGGAACTAGATCGACTGATGGATTCCGGTTCGCAGCGGGCGCGGGCAGTGGCCGCCGAAACCGTAGCGGATGTGTACCAGAAGATGGGGCTTCGCCGTCCAGTGTGATCCTCGGCCTGTTGTCAGTGCCTTCGGTACTGCTGACCCGTAGGCTGGCAGGCGCCCGGGGAGGTTTCGGGCGTTGGCGTTGAGGTAGGTGAGTCCGTGAGCCAGGACGACGGTCGAGCAGGCAGCAAGAGTCGAGGAAAGTCGCTGCGGAAGGAATTCCCCCGATCTGGCAACGCCGAGTGGCAGCCAGCAGCTGATCGTCGAGATCCCGTGGACGTGATCACCGGGCAGAACGCCACCCGAATCCCTGAGCTCGTTCCGGTGCGCCACGCCCGGATGGCCGAATCGGCTTTTACCTTCTACCGAGGAACTGCTGCCATCATGGCGGGCGATCTTGCGAGTCAGCCAAACTCAGGTGAGTATGTCCAACTGTGCGGTGATGCCCACCTATCCAACTTCGGAGTCTTCGCATCAGCGGAACGAGCCCAGGTCTTCGATGTCAACGACTTCGATGAAACGCTGCCTGGCCCGTGGG
It encodes the following:
- the trpS gene encoding tryptophan--tRNA ligase codes for the protein MPRVLSGIQPTADSFHLGNYLGALRHWVALQDTHDAYYMVVDLHAITVPTDPEQLRARTRSSYAQLLALGLDPERSCIFVQSQVPEHAELAWVLQCLTGFGEANRMTQFKDKSSREGSDSASVGLFTYPILQAADILVYQADEVPVGEDQRQHLELTRDLAQRFNSRFGDTFVVPKPHIVKDTARVVDLQEPVAKMSKSLPAGCLFLLEEGKALEKKIKRAVTDSVGEVRFDPAEQPGVSNLLAIIATMRGVSVDEVTAEFAGGGYGPLKQATADLLVPFAQNVADQVTELLADPAELDRLMDSGSQRARAVAAETVADVYQKMGLRRPV